The following are from one region of the Bacillota bacterium genome:
- a CDS encoding DUF2793 domain-containing protein, which translates to MPQIIKIRRGTKVELVARGALASGELGFCTDTKEVYIGDGTTNIFVGRAMSGTYVNRPNASVPGRFYYVTSGENAGYLYIDDGTTWHRVNAQALSDLTGTIDDIADGATYAKVLKTDVSGGHVNKVSDGTNTKTAAEIAGHINNVTIHRLINDSGTGPTDLWSAQKIRNEIELAKHNIEPQASVKDQHLTTPPSTPAVGDRYIVPAGATGAWVDKTNQIAEWNGSAWDFYTPQIGWTCYVDDEEKVYSWNGSAWVRTGGALQTIVAGAGLTGGGQADTVTLNVGAGNGIVVDPDSISVKAYNGITVDGNGVAANIDGVSIVYDAANGNCLMVAAVDGGTFA; encoded by the coding sequence ATGCCTCAGATAATCAAGATTCGGCGCGGGACTAAAGTGGAACTTGTCGCACGCGGAGCATTGGCCAGTGGAGAGCTCGGGTTCTGTACCGACACGAAAGAGGTCTATATCGGTGACGGTACGACGAACATCTTCGTAGGCCGGGCCATGTCGGGAACCTACGTAAACCGTCCCAACGCCTCAGTGCCAGGCAGATTCTACTACGTGACGTCAGGTGAGAATGCGGGATACCTGTATATCGATGACGGAACGACCTGGCACCGGGTCAATGCCCAGGCTCTATCTGATCTCACCGGCACCATTGACGATATCGCTGACGGCGCGACCTATGCAAAAGTCCTCAAAACCGATGTTTCCGGAGGGCACGTGAACAAGGTTTCGGACGGCACAAATACCAAGACCGCGGCGGAGATCGCGGGACACATAAATAACGTGACCATTCACCGGTTAATTAATGATAGCGGTACCGGCCCCACAGACCTGTGGTCAGCTCAGAAAATCAGGAACGAAATCGAGCTTGCAAAGCACAACATCGAACCGCAGGCGAGCGTGAAGGACCAGCACTTAACCACGCCACCCTCAACACCAGCTGTTGGGGACAGGTATATAGTTCCTGCCGGTGCTACTGGGGCATGGGTCGACAAGACGAATCAAATCGCCGAATGGAATGGTTCCGCCTGGGACTTTTATACCCCTCAGATAGGTTGGACCTGCTACGTCGACGATGAAGAGAAGGTCTACTCCTGGAACGGGAGTGCGTGGGTGAGGACAGGCGGAGCTCTCCAAACCATCGTGGCAGGGGCAGGCCTCACCGGTGGGGGTCAAGCTGATACAGTTACTCTCAACGTGGGCGCAGGTAACGGAATCGTGGTAGACCCTGACTCGATCTCCGTAAAAGCCTACAATGGGATCACGGTCGACGGAAATGGTGTGGCTGCAAACATTGACGGGGTTTCCATCGTGTATGACGCGGCCAATGGCAACTGCCTGATGGTGGCCGCGGTGGATGGTGGAACGTTCGCATAG
- a CDS encoding phage tail tube protein, with amino-acid sequence MALDASRVINGSFGEVYVDGNWETNFNHLEANVEIQKAEVRPSGDRWVHHKVTGLRGTGTISGFKVTSKLIQLNDPIRDNAQGSVKTEIVSKLADPEAYGYERVRLKNVVFDRISLANWTTGEVVNEEWPFTFEDYELLDPIVEGGAGEEAGGGTITV; translated from the coding sequence ATGGCGCTGGATGCCAGCCGCGTAATTAACGGCAGCTTTGGCGAAGTCTACGTAGATGGTAATTGGGAAACGAACTTCAACCATCTTGAGGCTAATGTCGAGATTCAGAAGGCAGAGGTCCGGCCTTCTGGCGATAGGTGGGTCCATCATAAGGTGACTGGCCTTCGTGGGACTGGAACGATCTCGGGGTTCAAGGTAACGAGCAAGCTGATTCAGTTAAACGACCCTATACGTGATAATGCCCAGGGTTCGGTCAAGACCGAAATTGTGAGCAAGCTCGCTGATCCGGAGGCGTATGGGTATGAGCGGGTCCGGCTTAAGAACGTAGTCTTCGACCGGATCTCCTTGGCCAACTGGACTACCGGCGAAGTGGTCAATGAGGAGTGGCCTTTCACCTTCGAGGACTATGAATTGCTTGACCCGATTGTCGAGGGCGGAGCGGGTGAAGAGGCTGGCGGCGGGACTATTACAGTCTAG
- a CDS encoding DUF2634 domain-containing protein codes for MPEQLFPVDEPEIEPAGTEERQVSFGRSWRFDFDKGEFVLTPTGRVAESEGADAWLEWCQKALMTARYRYMVYSRSYGQEFEELIGRHLTREANESEIRRIATECLMVDPRTASVGNFTFQWDGDTVYFTCEVSNVRGETGTVSGMVVIQ; via the coding sequence ATGCCTGAACAGTTATTTCCGGTTGATGAGCCGGAGATTGAGCCGGCGGGAACAGAAGAGCGCCAGGTTTCCTTTGGGAGATCGTGGCGCTTCGATTTTGATAAGGGCGAATTCGTCCTTACTCCTACGGGCCGGGTAGCAGAGAGTGAAGGCGCGGATGCGTGGCTTGAATGGTGCCAGAAGGCCCTTATGACGGCTCGGTATAGGTATATGGTCTATTCCCGTTCTTACGGCCAGGAATTTGAGGAATTGATCGGCAGGCACCTGACCAGAGAGGCGAACGAAAGCGAGATCAGGAGAATCGCCACGGAATGCCTTATGGTGGACCCCCGGACAGCTAGCGTAGGGAATTTCACTTTCCAGTGGGACGGGGACACAGTGTATTTCACCTGTGAGGTGTCGAATGTCCGGGGTGAAACAGGGACGGTGAGCGGAATGGTGGTGATTCAGTGA
- a CDS encoding phosphoglucomutase, with translation MSYPQAVDQFITKLNRRAIPYVIQDEVIMLNDGLGESFLAHDNVKTDTLEVWTGPGKTGVKIVTYTIRSPGDTPWKTLLRVMAPVEKVYVTYESLGDQVEAEDMNTVQSSLVATQTELERHKADLNCHIENGEIDGGSFV, from the coding sequence ATGAGTTACCCTCAGGCGGTAGACCAATTTATTACGAAGCTGAACCGACGGGCTATCCCATATGTGATCCAGGATGAAGTCATAATGCTAAATGATGGTTTGGGTGAGAGTTTCCTTGCCCATGACAATGTAAAGACTGACACTCTGGAGGTCTGGACTGGACCTGGTAAGACTGGCGTAAAGATTGTGACCTACACCATTCGGTCCCCAGGGGATACTCCATGGAAAACCTTGCTCCGGGTAATGGCTCCGGTTGAAAAGGTATATGTCACTTATGAATCTTTGGGGGATCAGGTGGAAGCCGAGGATATGAACACGGTGCAAAGCAGCCTTGTGGCGACACAGACGGAGCTCGAACGGCATAAGGCCGATCTTAACTGCCATATAGAAAACGGAGAAATAGACGGAGGCAGCTTCGTGTAG
- a CDS encoding transglycosylase SLT domain-containing protein produces the protein MADELYRSEIVIDINDQDAIARAQRVQKRFEESIGRIQKTARVLSRERIAPVIEVRDKLTQTLFKADRFIKKLSLEQASPVLAAQDRVSAVVARISAVLENLDKGKYDVVADMKGPLMDEIVRAKEALRSLSGVKAGPVADLRGELFGQLARAQSLLKGLDDMIARPRATLIDRVSSAAGWIGSKLRGLTGRVWTVTIRAKNMVTGAISGIMRAVTSPLGMLGIGIGGAAVTAAAVVKPLQLAGQMEQAKIGFETMLKSGEKADRFLKDLQRFAALTPFEFPELQDASKRLLAFGFSAKEILPTMTAIGNAASGLGIGAEGIDRLILAIGQMRAKAKVSGEEMRQLTEAGIPAWDMLAKAMGKSTAEVMKMSEKGLIPASKAIDIFIKGMNERFPNMMARQSRSLLGLWSTIKDVFNMGIVFRWGDGLSRAVKPRMERLVDLFTRNEDVTKRWGDTLEKVAFRAGDRIMTCLERAFNMIDRLLKDPRFQKADLFGKTQILWSEIIVKPFDRWWASGGKEWATRAGTSIAQSIMKGILEVGSSNPLMGAIIGKAIGGLPGAAVGAGWGLGGYIGEKARKLIDKAWAPREAERYKTWEERTRDLQEKLKGQELVMRPAYGQGAIVMRPQFALVGEAGPEAIIPLTRERERALRLWTEAGRWLGANRATGIAAEEPALRAIEGGMSQRVKQLPVVQDAQKATGWLHGLVSRVAATFRVPVALLRGLIQAESSGRAGVVSRVGAIGLTQVMPSTARSLGYEPAQLRTRPDLQVEAGAKYLSQMLRQFESVPLALAAYNAGPNAVRRYKGIPPYPETQAYVKRVMSFAKSYGLPGYAKGTIATRPHIARVAEEGPEAIIPLTPRFRLRALELWQEAGQHLGVKGFKDGGFTTSLAVGPSKGGSNTTVVHIHMGEAVKTIQVNSRADAGKVADEAAGIVARNLRAVLENLAS, from the coding sequence ATGGCAGACGAGCTATATCGTAGTGAGATAGTCATCGACATAAACGACCAGGATGCTATCGCCCGCGCCCAGCGGGTGCAGAAGAGGTTTGAAGAGTCTATAGGCCGCATACAGAAGACGGCTAGAGTCTTAAGCCGGGAGAGGATAGCTCCGGTTATTGAGGTAAGGGATAAGCTGACACAAACCTTGTTCAAGGCTGATAGATTCATCAAAAAGCTATCCCTTGAGCAGGCTTCGCCGGTTTTGGCGGCTCAGGATAGGGTATCGGCGGTTGTGGCCCGTATTAGCGCGGTCCTGGAAAACCTGGATAAGGGCAAATATGACGTGGTGGCTGACATGAAAGGCCCGCTCATGGACGAGATTGTAAGGGCCAAAGAGGCTTTGAGAAGTCTTTCGGGTGTCAAGGCCGGGCCGGTGGCAGACCTGAGAGGGGAGTTATTCGGACAGCTTGCAAGGGCTCAATCGCTGCTTAAAGGGCTGGATGATATGATAGCTAGGCCCAGGGCCACGCTGATAGACCGGGTGTCCAGTGCAGCCGGTTGGATCGGTTCCAAGCTACGCGGCCTCACAGGCAGAGTGTGGACAGTGACCATCCGGGCCAAGAATATGGTGACTGGAGCTATCAGTGGGATTATGCGGGCCGTGACTTCGCCGCTCGGGATGCTCGGTATCGGTATTGGTGGCGCGGCGGTTACAGCGGCGGCAGTAGTTAAACCGTTACAGTTAGCCGGGCAGATGGAGCAGGCGAAGATAGGCTTCGAGACGATGCTAAAGTCCGGGGAAAAGGCCGACAGGTTTCTAAAGGACCTACAAAGATTCGCGGCCCTCACACCGTTTGAGTTTCCGGAACTCCAGGACGCCTCCAAACGTCTTCTGGCCTTTGGATTCAGTGCAAAAGAGATACTTCCCACTATGACGGCTATTGGGAATGCGGCTTCCGGCCTTGGGATAGGCGCTGAGGGCATTGACAGGTTAATCCTTGCTATTGGTCAGATGAGGGCCAAGGCCAAGGTATCGGGCGAGGAAATGAGGCAGTTGACTGAGGCCGGTATCCCTGCCTGGGATATGCTAGCGAAGGCGATGGGCAAGAGCACCGCCGAGGTCATGAAGATGTCCGAGAAGGGCCTCATTCCTGCCAGCAAGGCCATTGATATTTTCATCAAGGGCATGAATGAGCGATTTCCAAACATGATGGCGCGGCAGTCGAGGTCTCTCCTGGGCCTGTGGAGCACGATAAAAGATGTTTTCAACATGGGTATCGTATTTCGCTGGGGCGACGGCTTAAGCAGGGCTGTTAAGCCCAGGATGGAGCGGTTGGTTGATCTCTTTACCCGGAACGAAGATGTAACCAAGCGCTGGGGAGACACTTTAGAGAAAGTAGCATTCCGGGCCGGAGATAGAATCATGACATGCCTGGAGCGGGCCTTCAATATGATTGATCGTCTGCTCAAGGACCCAAGATTCCAGAAGGCTGACCTATTCGGGAAGACACAGATTCTATGGAGCGAAATCATAGTTAAACCTTTCGATAGATGGTGGGCTTCGGGTGGCAAAGAGTGGGCAACAAGGGCCGGAACCTCAATTGCCCAGTCTATTATGAAAGGCATTTTAGAAGTTGGCTCGAGTAACCCGCTCATGGGTGCTATCATAGGTAAAGCTATTGGAGGGTTACCGGGTGCCGCTGTGGGTGCCGGTTGGGGCCTCGGAGGTTATATCGGTGAAAAGGCTAGAAAGTTGATAGATAAAGCGTGGGCGCCACGTGAGGCCGAACGGTATAAGACGTGGGAGGAAAGGACACGAGACCTCCAGGAGAAATTGAAGGGCCAGGAATTGGTAATGCGGCCTGCATATGGTCAGGGTGCGATAGTGATGCGTCCACAGTTCGCCCTTGTCGGCGAAGCAGGCCCGGAGGCGATAATTCCTCTGACCCGTGAGCGGGAAAGGGCTTTAAGATTGTGGACCGAAGCCGGAAGGTGGCTGGGTGCGAATAGAGCGACTGGCATTGCGGCTGAAGAGCCTGCCCTCCGTGCGATAGAAGGCGGTATGTCGCAGAGGGTCAAGCAACTGCCGGTAGTGCAGGATGCTCAAAAGGCTACAGGCTGGCTGCATGGCCTGGTATCTCGGGTAGCGGCGACGTTTAGGGTTCCCGTGGCCCTTTTAAGAGGGCTAATCCAGGCCGAGAGCAGTGGGAGAGCTGGAGTGGTTTCCCGTGTAGGCGCTATCGGGCTTACTCAAGTAATGCCTTCCACAGCCAGGAGCCTGGGCTATGAACCAGCGCAGTTGAGGACGCGGCCTGACCTACAGGTAGAGGCTGGAGCTAAATATTTGTCTCAAATGCTGAGGCAGTTTGAGAGTGTCCCGCTTGCGCTTGCGGCATACAATGCCGGGCCAAACGCGGTGAGGAGATATAAAGGTATACCTCCATACCCTGAGACGCAGGCGTATGTAAAGAGGGTTATGAGTTTTGCTAAGTCCTACGGGCTGCCTGGTTATGCAAAAGGAACGATAGCCACAAGGCCGCATATTGCAAGGGTGGCTGAGGAAGGCCCGGAGGCGATAATTCCGCTTACTCCTCGTTTCCGGTTGAGGGCTTTGGAACTCTGGCAGGAAGCTGGGCAACATCTCGGAGTTAAAGGGTTCAAGGATGGAGGGTTTACGACTTCGCTGGCTGTCGGACCTTCTAAGGGCGGGTCGAATACTACTGTTGTCCACATTCACATGGGCGAAGCAGTCAAGACGATCCAGGTCAACTCCAGAGCCGATGCTGGCAAGGTTGCAGACGAGGCGGCAGGGATAGTGGCGAGGAACCTTCGGGCTGTCCTGGAGAACTTAGCGAGCTAA
- a CDS encoding LysM peptidoglycan-binding domain-containing protein encodes MDFYFLAEGSTFRLPVNPEEVTVEGEKQIETVNVINLGEIDFPTGDRRTGIRFASFFPAHYDSGYCRYADIPDPKEAINQLIDLRTEGKPVRFLVTETTINTLALVTSVNYTIKGGEPGDIYYEVSLRTWRDVKVRTAAQPAEKRESRPRPDTKPVPKVYITKEGDSLYKIAKLQLNDGNRWRDIYSANRKVIGPDPNRLQPGTKLVMPK; translated from the coding sequence ATGGACTTCTATTTTTTGGCGGAGGGTTCAACGTTCCGGCTCCCTGTGAATCCTGAAGAGGTCACGGTCGAGGGCGAGAAGCAGATAGAGACAGTAAATGTAATCAATTTAGGAGAGATAGACTTCCCGACAGGAGACAGGCGGACCGGAATTCGGTTCGCCTCATTTTTCCCTGCTCATTATGATTCGGGCTATTGCAGATATGCGGACATTCCAGACCCAAAAGAGGCTATCAATCAATTGATAGACCTGCGGACAGAGGGCAAGCCGGTAAGGTTTTTGGTGACTGAGACTACCATAAATACCTTGGCGTTGGTAACCTCAGTGAATTACACCATTAAGGGTGGAGAACCCGGTGATATTTACTATGAGGTGTCCCTTCGGACATGGAGAGACGTCAAGGTGAGGACGGCGGCGCAGCCTGCAGAGAAGAGAGAGTCCAGGCCGAGGCCGGACACAAAGCCAGTGCCGAAGGTGTATATCACAAAAGAGGGTGACAGTCTCTATAAGATAGCGAAACTCCAATTGAATGATGGGAACCGGTGGCGCGACATTTACTCCGCGAATCGGAAGGTCATAGGTCCTGATCCCAACAGGCTGCAACCAGGAACTAAGCTGGTGATGCCTAAATGA
- a CDS encoding baseplate J/gp47 family protein — protein MAELPPYLEDQTYEAILQRMLNALPPDISKAEGDFIWDSLSPTAIELALAALWAQEVLRRGFASTTFDQYLDMRCGEHGVIRRPAVKATGKVKFTGTAGAVVPSGIRVATPADPTTGAQSVEFITTESVTLDANGEGFAAIEAVEAGSGGNVVAGAISVLVAPVTGVNAVTNPEPTTGGIDTESDESLLNRYYLKVRTPATSGNKAHYMNWALEVPGVGDAKVIPLWNGPGTVKVLVVDSEKQPASPELVAAVAEHIEEERPIGAAVTVVAATGVTVSVTATVTLDTGYILNDIQTEFVKRLRDYFASIAFRQTYVSYAQIGSILLGIPGVMDYSSLQVNGGTANVTLGDEGVPVLGTVTLSV, from the coding sequence ATGGCAGAGTTGCCTCCTTATTTGGAGGACCAGACATATGAAGCCATACTGCAACGCATGCTTAATGCCTTACCCCCTGATATATCAAAGGCCGAAGGGGATTTTATTTGGGATTCGCTCTCCCCGACTGCCATTGAGCTTGCCCTGGCTGCCCTTTGGGCGCAGGAGGTTCTACGGAGAGGGTTCGCCAGTACTACCTTTGATCAATACCTTGATATGCGCTGCGGTGAGCATGGAGTTATCAGGCGGCCTGCGGTGAAGGCCACAGGGAAGGTGAAGTTTACCGGCACAGCAGGTGCTGTAGTCCCTTCTGGGATCAGGGTGGCGACTCCTGCCGATCCCACGACAGGTGCGCAGTCTGTAGAGTTTATAACTACAGAGAGTGTCACCCTGGATGCCAATGGTGAGGGCTTTGCCGCAATAGAGGCTGTCGAGGCCGGCTCTGGCGGGAATGTGGTGGCAGGTGCAATAAGTGTTTTGGTGGCTCCGGTGACTGGTGTAAATGCGGTGACTAACCCTGAGCCGACAACCGGAGGGATTGATACTGAAAGCGATGAGTCCTTGCTTAACCGCTATTATCTCAAGGTCAGGACTCCTGCCACAAGCGGGAATAAGGCGCATTACATGAACTGGGCGCTGGAGGTACCAGGTGTCGGTGACGCGAAGGTCATTCCGCTCTGGAATGGTCCTGGAACTGTAAAGGTTTTGGTCGTGGACAGCGAGAAACAGCCTGCCAGCCCTGAGCTTGTGGCCGCTGTGGCGGAGCATATCGAGGAAGAAAGGCCGATAGGAGCGGCGGTAACTGTGGTGGCTGCAACAGGTGTCACGGTTTCGGTGACTGCTACAGTAACCCTGGATACCGGATATATCCTCAATGATATTCAGACAGAGTTTGTAAAGAGACTCAGGGATTATTTTGCGAGTATTGCCTTCAGGCAGACGTATGTGAGCTATGCACAGATAGGCTCGATCCTTCTGGGCATTCCTGGAGTGATGGATTACTCCAGCCTCCAGGTGAACGGAGGGACCGCAAATGTGACTCTTGGGGATGAAGGGGTTCCGGTCCTGGGAACCGTGACGCTGAGTGTCTAG
- a CDS encoding phage portal protein has translation MIEVVLANRYYLGDLLEEATLADSLAEIAYRGEITLVVTPDLPVIAPGQEIRISGPHPVSGNMVVLLDGVVWTVESRTRGQKHVTVTVYDRTIYLDRSEDEYLFPAGQTATARLKRYTADWSIPLGRVVDTGVALGKAVYRAQTIFNMLWTDLKETARQGGLYRARMAGKQLELVRLGSNSTVWQLETFEEVAQSRTLEGAVTKVKVLGAAIEDTKSSVMAVETGETKLGTLQRVIQDEQITTQGMAKAAAKALLTGIQETVTVTGPDIPTIRAGDKVTLNGASWLVTTAQHSLGDPGHMTLDLASEQYIRRRYYA, from the coding sequence ATGATTGAGGTCGTCCTTGCGAACAGGTATTATCTCGGTGACTTGCTGGAGGAGGCTACCCTGGCAGACAGTCTCGCAGAGATAGCATACCGTGGCGAAATTACCTTGGTTGTTACTCCTGACTTACCAGTGATTGCGCCGGGCCAGGAGATCAGGATAAGCGGTCCTCACCCAGTCTCAGGTAACATGGTGGTCCTGCTTGATGGCGTGGTCTGGACCGTGGAGAGCAGGACGCGAGGGCAGAAACATGTCACGGTTACGGTCTATGACCGGACGATTTACTTGGATAGGTCGGAGGATGAATACCTCTTCCCGGCAGGCCAGACAGCCACGGCGAGGTTGAAACGGTATACCGCTGACTGGAGCATTCCGCTGGGCCGGGTAGTAGATACAGGTGTGGCCCTCGGGAAGGCTGTTTACAGGGCGCAGACGATATTCAACATGCTCTGGACGGATCTCAAAGAGACGGCAAGGCAGGGCGGGCTATACCGGGCGCGGATGGCTGGGAAGCAGTTGGAGCTTGTGCGGCTCGGGAGTAATAGCACGGTCTGGCAGTTGGAGACCTTCGAGGAGGTTGCCCAGTCTCGCACCCTGGAGGGCGCGGTGACGAAAGTTAAGGTTTTGGGTGCGGCGATAGAGGACACGAAGTCCTCCGTGATGGCCGTGGAGACTGGAGAAACAAAGCTGGGCACTCTCCAGAGGGTGATTCAAGATGAGCAGATAACTACCCAGGGTATGGCGAAGGCGGCGGCAAAGGCGCTACTTACAGGGATTCAAGAGACGGTTACTGTTACCGGCCCTGATATCCCGACAATACGGGCAGGAGATAAGGTTACGTTGAATGGTGCCTCCTGGCTTGTGACTACTGCCCAGCACTCCCTGGGAGATCCGGGCCACATGACCCTGGACCTGGCGTCAGAACAATACATCAGGAGGCGGTACTATGCCTGA